From Mus musculus strain C57BL/6J chromosome 8, GRCm38.p6 C57BL/6J, a single genomic window includes:
- the Coq9 gene encoding ubiquinone biosynthesis protein COQ9, mitochondrial precursor — protein sequence MAATAAVSGVLGRLGWRLLQLRCLPVARCRPALVPRAFHTAVGFRSSEEQKQQPPHSSSQQHSETQGPEFSRPPPRYTDQSGEEEEDYESEEQLQHRILTAALEFVPAHGWTAEAIAEGAQSLGLSSAAASMFGSDGSELILHFVTQCNARLNQVLEEEQKLVQLGQAEKRKTDQFLRDAVETRLRMLIPYIEHWPRALSILLLPHNIPPSLNLLTSMVDDMWHYAGDQSTDFNWYTRRAVLAGIYNTTELVMMQDSSPDFEDTWRFLENRINDAMNMGHTAKQVKSTGEALVQGLMGAAVTLKNLTGLNQRR from the exons ATGGCGGCGACAGCAGCCGTGTCTGGTGTCCTCGGCCGCTTGGGCTGGAGGCTCCTGCAGCTGCGGTGCCTGCCCG TGGCCCGCTGCCGACCAGCTCTGGTGCCACGTGCCTTCCACACTGCCGTGGGGTTCCGGTCTTCAGAAGAGCAGAAGCAGCAGCCTCCCCACTCTTCTTCTCAGCAGCATTCTGAGACACAGGGGCCCGAGTTTTCCCGTCCACCCCCCAG GTACACAGACCAgagtggagaggaggaagaggactatGAGAGTGAGGAGCAGCTACAGCACCGCATCTTGACAGCAGCCCTAGAGTTTGTGCCTGCCCATGGCTGGACTGCAGAGGCCATTGCTGAAGGAGCCCAG TCCTTGGGTCTCTCCAGCGCAGCAGCCAGCATGTTTGGGAGCGATGGCAGTGAGCTGATTCTGCACTTTGTGACCCAGTGCAATGCTCGCCTCAACCAGGTGCTGGAAGAGGAGCAGAAGCTGGTGCAACTGGGCCAGGCAGA gaagaggaagacagaccAGTTCCTGAGGGATGCAGTGGAAACCAGACTGAGAATGCTGATCCCCTACATTGAGCACTGGCCCCGG GCCCTCAGCATCCTCCTGCTCCCTCACAACATCCCACCCAGCCTGAACTTGCTCACCAGCATGGTGGATGACATGTGGCATTACGCTGGGGACCAGTCCACTGAC TTTAACTGGTACACCCGCCGTGCAGTGCTGGCCGGCATCTACAACACAACAGAGCTGGTGATGATGCAGGATTCCTCCCCAGACTTTGAAGATACGTGGCGCTTCCTGGAAAACCGGATTAATGATGCAATGAACATGGGCCACACGGCTAAGCAG GTGAAGTCCACGGGAGAGGCACTGGTGCAAGGACTGATGGGTGCAGCGGTCACG CTCAAGAACCTGACGGGTCTAAACCAGCGTCGGTGA